Sequence from the Mauremys mutica isolate MM-2020 ecotype Southern chromosome 2, ASM2049712v1, whole genome shotgun sequence genome:
CTGATTCAGAACAATGAAGGGCTGTTTTGATCCTACTGAGATTTAGACTTGTGGCCATAGTGTTTCACAACTGGAGCATAGCCCCGCTAAGTGTTGTGTTCATGTGAATACATCCATGTGTTCTTGTATTGACTGGGATACAAACTAAAGCTGCCTCCTGTATTGCCCCAGACTAACCACTCCTTTGGTGATGTAAGAGAGATGGGAGGCGTGGGAAGCCAACTCTTAGGTGGTTTTTCTGATCCCAGAGTGCCGGGGGAGGCCAGTTTGTtctgttttgtacagtgcctgtcAGGATGGGGGTCCTGGTCAATGACCGGTGCTCCTGGGAGCTAcggcaatataaataaataataataaacatcttTGGGCACTAAATCTGTAACCCCTTTTGTGCCACTGCTAGTGAGGTTACAGTTAAGCAGCCTATATTCTGCTTCTCTAACTTATACTGTAGAATTCCACCTGGATCTGCTGTGTGTTAGTGTTCTTAAACAGCTGCCATATTCTACCAGACTGCATTTCAGTGTCAAGTGAAGCAACCCTTGTGTATTGTTtgcttgcaaagtgctttgggatgaagTGCTATAAAAATGCCACTTGTGAGGCagtggatggagatggatggcaggagagagatcacttatgttGTCttgtgattagagcaggggacaTGCCAGGTGCTTGGACTTGTGTTTATTCCCAACTCCACTGTTGACTCAGTGTATCAGCTTGGTGTGGAGAGACTTTACCTGTCTCCCTCCATTTTCAGTGAATGGGCTACAAGGCTTATAGTGCCATTATTGTAAGAAAAGTGACTAAGTATAAATATCGCCTCTGTTTTTAACAGATCTGCTCCCCATGTAACTGGTTACCAGCTCATCTGGTTTAATTATGGTAGCTCTGTTCTGTTTGTACTGCTGTTAGTGAGCAGGCTGGGTTCTACTGGGCATAATAAAATTATCAAACTACATTCCAGTTAGAGAATTTTTTAATATTGGAGATGTTCTAGCTAGAAAGCCCAATCTTGAGTGTCAGAGCGCAGGGgaaatttgcagtgctggcagTTGAAAAGCCAGAAGTATTAACAAACAAGATATTTAAATCTTTCCTCTTCTATATCTAAAAAAGTGTGCTGTCAATCTTCAATCCCTCTTTTTGTGGTCTTTCACTCACACATACTGTATACCTTCTACACTGTAAATTTGTTGGTTTTTGCCctctgcccatcaccatggtatctcagCCTCCCTAAATGTTGTAGGTGagtgacaaattcagactagaaattagatgcacatttttaacagtgagggtaattaaccagtggaacaatttgctaaggattgtggtggattctccatcactgccaaTTTTTAAATCCATGTTGGATGATTTTTAAAGCATCTGCTCTAATACAAACTGAACTAAGTCAGGGTAGTCCTGTGGCCTGTtaaacaagaggtcagactagaaaagAGCCCTTCTGGCCTGGTAGTCTGAGTGGTCTCAACAGCCATGAGACTTGTTGCTTCTCTCCCTTTGTCTTGAGACTCATAGGATTGGCTAGAACTTCACTTCTTTCTTCTTGCCGTCTCTCCCTGTTTCTGAGGCCCAGTGATGTAGTCCTTGCTCACCTACAGCAGAAAGTGAATGTGTGGAAAGCCTGTCCGAGGTCTTGCATTTCTCCTGGAAGATCTAGCCAGCTGTTGGCACTGTACATATCAATAATAACCGGTGTAAACCAAGCAAATTGGCTGGGGAGCCTGAGGATGAATATGGGAGCCACCTGAGGCCCTTTGCAGAGAGGACTGCACTTTGATGTGTGTGTTGCACATTGGAAGCCTCCGACAGTGCTGTGGCCATGTAATACCTAGGGCCCTACCAGATTCACAGCCCTGAAAAACACGTGTCAGACTGTGAAATCAGCCCTTCCCCAGGAAATCTAGCtattggaggggagagggagaggcagggctgggagcgccCCAGCAGGGGGCTCCTAGCTGTttgtctgggctggggagggatcagacccacctccgggtacccccctctcccaccccagctgCGGGAAGCTGCATAGCTAcgctgaaggcagtgcagaaatgAGGATGGCAATCCTGCAACCCTCTCCCCTCAACAGCTTTGCAACCTCCCATGacctccttttgggtcaggatccccagttacaacaccatgaaatttcagaggtaaacatctgaaaacatgaaattgcCCAATTTAAAACCCTTTGGCCaagaaattgatcaaaatggactatGAGTTTGGTAGGGCCCCAGTAATACCTGACACCTCCCCTACCCTTGCAGCACAATGGACTTAATGATCTAATGGCTTCCTTCTACTTCTGATACCCAGTGCAGCAATATAGCTAATGGGCTCTCTTTGCTCTCTCAGTTTCAAGCTGTTCCAGAGTTCAGCCAGCGTCCCTGCTAAATTTGCTGAGGACAAGGAAAAGATGGTTGCCCGAACAATCCAGATTGTGGAGCTAGCCAGTGAGACGTGGCTGGTGACAGGCCGGCATCCCATTCCCATCGTCACTGCTGCGGCCTACCTTGCGTGGCAGTCGCTGCAGCCTGTGGGGCGCCTGACATGCACCTTCCCTCGCTTCTGTAAGCTGGCAGGCACAGACCTACCCCCACCGGCCCACTTGAGGCTGAAGGAGCTTAACGACATCCTCCTGAGAATGGCCTCCCAGCTGGCCTGGCTGCGCGTGCTCAATGTGGACAAAAAGACTGTGGTCAAACACATCGGGGACCTGCTCCAGCACCGACACTTCCTGCTGAGAAGCTCCTTTAGCTCAGGAGACACTGAGGATCAAAGTGCCACAGCAGCAGACAATGACTCTGAGAGTTCACCACAAGCTGCAGGGTGCTCGGCCCAAGCTGagggctgccagcctgggggcaAACAGAAATGCAGCAGTGTACGGAGGCCTTTGCTGCCACCATGCCTTATAAACCCCAGGAAGAGACTTCGAacagcagccctgagcccttcggACCAGGCTATCACTGGAGATGAGGCCATTTCGGACAGCGAAATAGAGCAATACCTGCGGAGCCAGGAGGAGATGCTGGAGTTCAGGAAGGCCCAGGCCTGGCACTGAACTAAGCTCCCAAGAGCAACATGGACAAAAGCACTAAGAACTAGCCACTTGAAGCAAAGGTATGAATTCTACAGCACAGCTGTCTGTGGCACTGCTAGCGGACACGCTTTCCACTGGGGAAATAGGATAATGGGACCTCTTAAGCATTCCATGCTATGGGGAGGAGTTGTAAGTAAATGACAATATGCTCTCCTAGTTCTGCTGGGCCAGAAAATTAAAATACCAGAATGACTTCCTAACTGAGACTTTCCTAGGGAAACTGTTTTTAGTGTGTTAGAAATAATCATCACAGCTACCAGAAATGCCTTCAGGACGTTCTCTTACCAATTTACAGTTAGTCATTTTGTTGAAATCCAGATGTCCTGGTGCAGCCCTTACAAGTGACTTTAACTTGTCTGTGTACTGATCAAAGGCGGTGGTAGTAGCATGGGTAAGTAATTCTATGGTGCCTGGCAGGAGAAACATTCAGATTTCTTGCTGTTGTATCTGGGCGTGACAATTCCAGCTGGGCAAAAAGGCTGTTGATCTGTGTGGTTTTGGTTAGGACTAATTGCTTTGCATTTCCTGTCCTCAATTGTAGGATTATTTGGATGAGGGAGGGCCCTTGAATAGGTCAGCCAGTTCATTTCTCAGGGCTGCTCAGTGGCACACAAGCCTTCTATTAATTATTAGAGCAATATCAGGGTTATGCATTTACCTTTGGAGATATGGAGGAGGACAGAGTACTTTTTTCCTGTCTAAAACAGAGTAACACTTGGTGAAAGCTCAGTGTTCCAAGCTTGCTGTTTGGCACTTGGTTCATTTAAGTTCCTTTCCATGAAGTGTGACCCTGCCATGTTGTTTCACTAGTGctcagctgcattgtttgtgattTAGTAGAACTGCCACTTTCATTTGCTGTTAAGGcttttttcaaaatgtagtgcCTGTTTCCCTTGGTGAGCAATATGAATGCCCCGTGTTTTAGACCATGTGTGGGCATCACGCTACAAGATCTGTCTTGGGGCCACTACAGATAGTGGGTGGGTTGGATTGGATATCAGAGACATCCTTAATACTGTTGGGAAGCTAGCGTTGCCCTCTGCCCAGTAAGGAAAACAGTTCTGACCTTGGCTGTTAAATGTATTATGTGAAGCTGCTGGAATTTTGAATCCTTTCTTTGTATGATTATGGCACCAGTTGTTGATATCTAAGTACAGCCAAATTCAATAAAAGAAATGACCTTGCTGTGCTGAAGGGTCTGTCATGTATTGGAGACCAAGGGCCTAAAACAAGCAACATCACTTCTTAGTAGATTTGCAaatctttaatatattaaaacaaaacatatcTGCTAGAAACATTcggtttatataaaaaaaatgcaaCCCCCCcaacccattttctttggcactttttccctgctccctcccctgtgTATATTGCAAGAAGCTCTGTTGATATGTCATTTGCTTGTAATGTAAACAGACAAAATAAGTGTAATACAAAGCTTTTATATAATACTGTCACAATGCAGCAAGCATATAACAAGTTCAGCATCAGCAAGAGTGTGTGGGTTGGGATATCAGCATCTGATTCAAATTGTATTAAATACAAAGCACGTTTAAAAAGAGGGAAGTCTAACAAGGCCGGGGGTAGTagcactgcagtgtaagcccattGGTCTTTCAGCAATAGAGGGGATGGGGtggttcagaatggagaggaagaAATAGAGAAAAATCTTTTAAGTGCTTTATAATCCATTAACTCCTGCATCTTTCCACCCCAAATCTCTTAGAAATGGTGTGGACATGAGCACTGGCTTGTGGCTGAATGCTGGCTCCATGCGTGCCTTCTAGCACTTCAGTCCATAACTAACCCCTTGGGAGGTAGGTAAGTGTCGATACCCATTTTTACAGGGGCACAGAGATTGTGACTTGTCTTCAGCCACAAAGGGGAGTCTGTATCAGAGCTGGGCTTAGAGTGCAGGAGGTTCCTGGCTTGTAGTCCTGTGTCCAAGGCAACGTGCCCCACTCTTCTAATCCTCTTTGATTTCAAGTGGGACAAAAGCAGCCAAAATAGCAGAACAATTAAGGCACTGGGTCTCCCTGCTGACTACAGGCATAAGGGTAAAATTATCTTCTCTGAACTGCACCGCGGGTCTCTTCTCAGCTGACCTATGGTCAAAACTCCTCTTGAAAGGCAAACACAAATTCTGTGTAGGGAATGAGTGCCAAACAGCAGGACAGAGGGGAGAGGAGAATTCTAAGGGCTGTTTCTTTCTTCATCCACTGGTTAGGGTATGAAAATTACTGGTGGTTTGAGTACCCCAGTTCAATGCCTCACAGGCTAAAGATGCTCTGTTTTTTCCTCATGAGTTCTCACTATGTTTCTTTAGTGATATGTGGTGGAATTGGCAGCAAATCTCAGCTCATGCTACCACAACAGCTTATTGCTGGGCACGGTTTTGAATAGCAACTTCCTTTTTAGGAGGTATTTTTCTGTAAACATTTTAACCAAAGGCTCCTTTTCAACACCAGGCTCTGCGACCTGTCTGTATTCATAGTAAGAAGCTGCTTTATATTTTACACTAGAAAAAGGGTACTTGATTTTTTTGTATTGGACAAACAAGTGCTTAGCCAAGTACCAGcccttttaaaaacatattaggAAGGATGAGTTATATATACACTTACCTAATTCAATTTTTCTCTGTGCGGCTGTAAGCATGTGTGGCCTGAACAATTGCCCTACTAGTTTAGCAAGGTTCTTTTCACTTAATAGAACCAGCCCTAGTCTGTAAAATGTTCTTTCCTCTTGGATCGGTAGATTCTGAATTATCTGTTCACCTTAAGTAAAATGTTTTCCTTCAAGAGCAAAAAAATTTTGAACATGCTAAACGGGATTTATGGGCAAATATCAATATCTGTACCTCTGTCCACTGTCCAACTCTTTGGTTCCCTCTCGAGTAACACCTGACATACAAGGCACGAGACTTTCACATTGAGTGTAACGTACATACAAAATAATGCCCCTGCTGTTTCATTGATGGAAGCCTCTTTGCTGCAGCCAACAACCCTTTTGCATAGCACTGGCTTCTGAGGGCGTTTAACCCAGCTCAAGAGCAGTTTTCCTGCAGCGATTTTAGCGTCTGTCATATGCAGACAATTTACTTTgcttggagctttttcttatctTACCTCTTGTTCATTTTTAACTATGCTTTTACTTTGGTAGCTCAGTAACCCATAGGGCTAAATATACATTTAAGAACAGTCAGAGCAAATACTTGtcatttcagtctctctttctgaaAATGTGTTTTTTCGTAAGGATGAAACAGCCACATCTCTACTGCAGCGTCTTTGCATGAAGGAGCTAGTTCTGGTCTACAAACCGGCACTGGATGGCAAAAGTAAGTTCTTGCCAAAACTCCTAAGGGGAGATTCGCTGCTCATAGAACACTGACCGTGTAACATGGAGGCACTTCCATCAGCTACCAATCAgtctatacatatatacatacaataATATAGatttgaaaaataaacatttttcttctgtatatttataaaatagCATTTAGAATCAGTCTCATGTGACATGCAGAAGTGATTAAAATAAGATTGCTCCTCAGCAGCCTGAATTGCAATGATTGTCTTTCACCTTAAGATCTTAGTGCTCCTGTGTCCACTGAGAATTAGATGAGGCATGTTGATGTGCTCTGACCCTCTCTCCATTCCAGCAACCAGGTGGAACAAGACCCACCATTACCTGCTGATTGATAGAGGAATTAAAACATTCTGGACAGTACCACCCAGGCCCCTGTAGTGCACTTCCATGTTTATAACACACTTAGACTTGGATGGAAGATGCCTTCAGTTAGCAGCGCCATTCCCCATGCCCTGCCACTGGCTGGGTGAGCTGCTTCTTTGCCTGAGGAGAAACATGCTGGGATACTCTAGTTGCCCGGGCCCTTCAGCGCTCTAGACGGTCGTTTCGCTCTTCCAGAGGCCCGTCTTCATGCCAACCATGCTCTCTGCACTGGTGAGGTTTATATCATACTTACTGCCTTTCAGCCCCCCGTTCTGGTTGGCCATGTTGAGTGGGTAGGATCTCCGCTTAGTCTCTTTCTCAATGGTGTGGGCCTGTTTGAGGTTGTCCCTGCTAGCGCTTTTCTTCtgagctctgctgaagtcaggaACCTGATGGCCGCTGCTACCACCGTCACTCCCTTCGGATTGGGTCagagcagcatccccttcctgcACCGCTGCTCCCCTCGGTCCTATGCAGCTGTTGTTCAGGGGGCTGTTTCTGCTGCTGTGGTAGCTCTCGGAATGGCTGTTGTGGAGGCTTCCACTCTCGCTGGAGGGGTGATCTGAAGAAGGCCCCCGAAGCACTTTCAAGCGGTGGTGCTTCCCCTCCCGGTACTGCTTAGTTCTGCTCTTGTGGTTCCTGCGCCCATGTATGTTGTTAGCATACCTGGCCGCGCTGGCGTTCTTGTTGTTGGCCGGCTCCATCTCTTCGTAGCAGGCTGGCTGTGGTAGGGGGCAGCTCTCTGCCTGGTTTTGAGCCACCTGCAGGTTGGTGAGCTTGCAGTGGCCCCCGGTAGAGTTggtgctgctgggtgaggaagAGGACTTGATGGAATGAGCCACCTCGGGGTTGCACCCGATGAAGATCTGCGAGCCCTCCTCTGCTGCCATGCCTGGGTGGACATACGCTTGCATGGGCAGCGCATTCCTGTAGGATGGGCAGCAGGCAAACCAGGAGTTCTGCACGTCTCGACGCCGGGCACAGTGGTGGATGAAGATGAAGAGCCCCAGTGCCACAGCTGTTATCCCGTAGAGGCAGCTAAAGATGACATTCAGGTACCAGCGCTGGGACACGGCCATGGCCCCAAACGTCCACAGCGCAATGTACGAGAAATGGGTGATCagcagtgcccagaactgcatCTTCAATGAGTAGACACCATCCACGTCGGCGCTGTGTGTCCCGGAGTTAAGGGTGACTGAGATGGAGCCTGAGTCTGTCAAGAGATTGCTGCTGCCACCCAACCTGGGGGGGGTCTCGAGGGGCACTGGAGGGTCTTTTTGATTCTTTGACTGGCACCAGATGTTGACCCCAGTACACAGGAAGTAAATCCAAGTGATGAGCAAAATGAAAGCCACAGGAACATAGAAAGCCCCAAGGCTTGGCCTCCACACCAGCCAGCAGCTGTAGGGGAGAGAAGAGCTTAAGAGTCTGCCTTGGCCCTGCCAATGCTTCATCTAGTCATCAACATCTCAGGGGCCAACCTGTGAGTAGATCTGAGGCTGGGGCACTATTCACATTTCACAGGTAAGGAAACACATCCAGTGCTGGGATTAATATGGGTTTCTGGATCCTAGATTCCTTCTGTAagcactaagaacataagaacggcctcaCTGGGtccgaccaaaggtccatccagcccagtatcctgtctaccgacagtggccaatgccaggtgccccagagggagtgaacctaacaggtaacaaTCGagcgatctctctcctgccatccatttccaccctctgacaaacagaggctatggacaccattccttactcatcctggctaatagccatttatggacttaaccaccatgaatttatccagttctcttttaaacgccattatagtcctagctttcacaacctcctcaggcaagaagttccacaagttgactgtgcgctgtgtgaagaacaacttccttttatttgttttaaacctgctgcccattcatttcatttggtgacccctagttcttgtattatggtaacaagtaaacaacttttccttatccactttctcaccACCACtcctgattttatatacctctatcatatccccccccttagtctcctcttttccaagctgaaaagtcctagcctctttaatctcttctcatatgggactctctccaaccccctaatcattttagttgcccttctccgAACCTTtcctaatgccagtatatcttttttgaggtgaggagaccacatctgtacgcagtattcaagatgtgggcataccattgatttatataagggcattaatatattctctgtcttattctg
This genomic interval carries:
- the BRF2 gene encoding transcription factor IIIB 50 kDa subunit, which codes for MSGQRKCPDCGSSEIVEDAHYAQNQLVCADCGFILTEGLLTTTFQDEEHLQEVTYSRSTGQNEQLSRCKLRGIKRVQDLCKVLYLPAVFEETALSYFQRAIEHPSFHLVSLEKKEILVGCCVFVTCRQHNWPLTMGTICSLLYADKELFASVYLCVLKELELDVPALSLTDLVKTHLNSFKLFQSSASVPAKFAEDKEKMVARTIQIVELASETWLVTGRHPIPIVTAAAYLAWQSLQPVGRLTCTFPRFCKLAGTDLPPPAHLRLKELNDILLRMASQLAWLRVLNVDKKTVVKHIGDLLQHRHFLLRSSFSSGDTEDQSATAADNDSESSPQAAGCSAQAEGCQPGGKQKCSSVRRPLLPPCLINPRKRLRTAALSPSDQAITGDEAISDSEIEQYLRSQEEMLEFRKAQAWH